The window TTCAGCAGATTGAGCATGACCTGTTCGAGCTCTTGGGGGGAGCAGAGAATCTCGGGTGTTTCGGGAGAGTATTCCCTGATGATTCTTATCTGTTTGAAGTCGTACTTCTTCTTCAGGTCATAATCGGTTGATGCGAGGTCTATGCACTTGTCCATCAAGTCATCAAGCCGTGTTACCATATGGTGACTTTGGCTTTGTCGTGCAAAGCTCAGCATGTTGCTGACGATTTTCGCAGCACGTTCTCCGGAGTCCCGTATGCCGTACAGCAGGGGGCGTATTCCCCGGGCATCAAGGTACCTGCTGACGCAGTCGAGGTCACATCCGGTTTCAGTGGCAAGCTTTCTGTTGCTCTGCATGTCCGGGGAGAAACGCCGGATAATGTTCTGAACTCCGAGCAGAATTCCAGCCAGCGGATTGTTGATTTCATGGGCCATACCTGCGGCCAGCCCGCCTACGGACATCATTTTTTCAGTCTGAAGGATGAGTTCTTCCATCTTTGCCTGGTCGGTCACATCGTCAATGCGAATGACCGCACCTTGCAGTTCGCCGCTGTAAACCGGGAATGCAAGAATGGATTCAAGTCGGGTGGCTCCATCTGTTTCGTGAGGCTGGTTGGTGAGCAAAACGGTTTTACGTTCCTGCAGGGCAGAGATTATGGCAGGCTCATGCGGAATCATGCGCGGCAAGGCGTCTGCCAGTTTCATTCCGAGCAGTCGTCTGGCGTCAAGGCCGGTTTCATTCTGTGCCTTTTTATTGCAGTGGGTGATTGTTGTCTGGTTATCTACTCCGATCACGACGGAAGGCATCGAATCCAGTATCTCCTGAATAAAGGCATGTGCTTCACGAACTTTGCGCTCAGCAAAGAAGCGTTCTGTCATGTCATGAAGGATGCCATCTATGTATTCCTGCTGATCGTCTGTTTCACGTATGGTACGCAGGCCGAGAGCTCCAACCCGTTCTTCGCCATCTGTTTTTTTGAATGAGATAATGTAGTTTGAAACTTGTTCGGTTTCGTCCAGCCGTGCCATCAGCAGGTCATATACCGTACCATCCTTGAAAACCTGATTCTTCAGGCTGGTAACGTTGCGCACGGCTTCTTCCGGTGCGTTGTAGCCCAGAATGTTTGCAAAAGCGGCATTGGCGGTCAGGATCTGTCCCGAAGATGACATGCGGAAGATGCCTGCAAGGGCGTTTTCGTAAAGATCCCTGTAGCGGGTTTCCGTACTGCGCAGTTTTCTTTGTGATTCGGCAAGAGCGTCATATTGCTGTTGCAGCCTTTCGACCATCACGACAATGGAATCCCTCAGGCTGTTCATTTCAAGAAGAAAGGCGTCTCTCGGTCGTGTTGTGGTCAGAGACCCTTGCATACTGATTTCCCGAGCAAAGTTCTCAATAAGTTTGAGGGGGGCGTCTATGTGGCGCTTGAGCACGATGTTAAGCAGTATATACAGTACAATATTCAGTGTTGCGATTGTAAGGGCTATGCGTTGAAGGGCTTTCTGCGCAAGCGTCTGAATATTCCTGGTGGTTCCCTGAAGAGTGATCTTGCCGATCACTCTGTCGGCAAGAACTATCGGTCGCTCTGCAATTATCTGGTCAGCAACGCCAGCAATGCTGTCAGTAGCAGCAATGGCGTTACCTTCAATGCGCATGCGGCCGGCGACAACCCTGTCTGACAGGGCGTCGTGAACCAGAACGGCGGAGATATCTTTATTGAGAAAAGCATTTTCTATTATCTTGATGGCTTGATCGTCCTGAAAATTCCATATGGGCAGGGCAAGACTTGCTGCCAGCTCTTCCGTTGTCTGTTCTATGACACGGTTCAACTCAGCGTAATAGCTATTCTTTTCACGAAGGTAATCGGTAAAGCCGAAAACGAGCAGCACAATGGTCGTCACCAGAAGAAGGGTGAGGTTGATGAATGCTCTGGTCGTCGGTCGATGCTTTGTCATGACTCATTCTCGTAACAAGGAGGCCGCTGGCTGGATCGAGATATATACTATTTTCCCTATCTCTTAATACGACACTTTTACTTGATAGGGAAGTCTTCTGCCCCTGACCGCGGTTTGGCTTCAGGCAAGGTTGATCATATTCAAAGGGTGGGGCGGAAATGTGGGGATGATGGTATGTGTTGATGTTAGTATACCCCGTATGGGTAAAAAATATAATGCCCGATCAATATAATCATTCCTGCAGGATAAATATAAAATTAGCCTAATGAGGCCGACAATTGCGATGTGGCGTGTTGACACCCATACCCCCTATAGGTATTTATAGGTTGTGAGCCGAGTCTGGTTGTCAGGCTTTGGTCTGCTTGCAGATGGTGCTGATACTTTTTCTTTATATCTGGAGGAAATATGCAACGTAAGATAGTGATCGCCTTTGTGACCGGTCTGTTCATTGCCGCAGCCTTCGGCATGGCCTTTGCCGAGGGGGGGAATGCTCGAAAGGGCAAGTTTCTGTATCGTAAGCATTGCCGCAGTTGCCACGGCGTTTCTGCTTCCGATCTTTCTCCCGCCACCAAGACCCAGAAGGAATGGAAGGCTATTTTCAGCGATACTTCCAAGATTCCCTGCAATGCAAAATGGCCTGCCATGCCCGAGAGCGATGTAAATGACATTTTTACCTACCTGCATGACTTTGCGAAGGATTCTCCGTCCCCGGCAAAGTGCAGTTAGTATTGCGCGGGGCGTCGGCAGCGGTGCAGGCGTCCCCGTATGACATGTTCGAGCAATGCAAGGTTGGCGACTTGCCCCTTGGCCGGTTGTCGGATCGATTCTGTACCGCAGGGAGCGTTGTATGTCAGAGAGAAAAGAACTGAAGCTTTCCCGAAGGAATTTTTTCAAGGCCACAGGTCTTGCGGCTGCAGCCAGTCTTTCCGGCGGCAGCGTGCTGGGAGGGTTGGCTCCCAAGGCTCAGGCAGCTACAGCCGCACCGGCATGGAAGTCTTGCTTCTCCGCCTGTGATATGTGTTTCAACAAGTGCGGGCTTATTGCACGGGTCGAAAACGGTCGGGTGGTCAAGCTGGACCCGAACCCGAAGTTTTCAAAATCTCGCGGTATGTTGTGTGCCAGAGGTAATGCCGGTGTAGCTCAGCTTTATGATCCCGATCGCCTCAAGTATCCGCTGCTTCGTGCCGGAAAACGCGGTGAAGGCAAATGGAAGCGCATTCCATGGGATGAAGCGCTCGCCATGACAGCTGAGAAAATGCAGGAAGTGCGCAAAAAGTATACTCCGTGCGGGTATCTCTTCAGTGCCGGTTCCGACATGCAGTCTGGCTTCGTTTCCCGCTTTGCGGAAGTGTTCGGTTCGTTCAACATTACTTCGCATGAGTCCCTGTGCCTCATTTCCGGCAATCGCGCTTTTCTTGATACCTTCGGCGAGGTTCCCTTTCCGGACGTCATCAACTCCAAGTACATTCTCATGGCAGGTGCCAACCGCTTTGAGGCGTTGGTGACGCCTGACTCCATGGACCTGATGACGGCCATGCGCGAGAAAGGCTGCAAGCTGGTGGTGCTGGACCCGCGCTACACCAAGACTGCGGCGCTGGCGGACGAGTGGTATCCCATTCGCCCGGGGACGGACATGGCTTTCATGCTGGCGGTTATGCACGTCATAACTTCCGAGAACCTTTATGATGCACAGTGGATAGCCGAGAGGACCTTCGGTGTTGAGCAGCTTTCTGAACACGTGCGCCAATACACGCCTGCGTGGGCAGCGGCAGAATGCGGTATTCCGGCTGAGGATATCGTTCGTGTTGCCCGCGAGAT is drawn from Desulfovibrio mangrovi and contains these coding sequences:
- a CDS encoding PAS domain-containing sensor histidine kinase, with product MTKHRPTTRAFINLTLLLVTTIVLLVFGFTDYLREKNSYYAELNRVIEQTTEELAASLALPIWNFQDDQAIKIIENAFLNKDISAVLVHDALSDRVVAGRMRIEGNAIAATDSIAGVADQIIAERPIVLADRVIGKITLQGTTRNIQTLAQKALQRIALTIATLNIVLYILLNIVLKRHIDAPLKLIENFAREISMQGSLTTTRPRDAFLLEMNSLRDSIVVMVERLQQQYDALAESQRKLRSTETRYRDLYENALAGIFRMSSSGQILTANAAFANILGYNAPEEAVRNVTSLKNQVFKDGTVYDLLMARLDETEQVSNYIISFKKTDGEERVGALGLRTIRETDDQQEYIDGILHDMTERFFAERKVREAHAFIQEILDSMPSVVIGVDNQTTITHCNKKAQNETGLDARRLLGMKLADALPRMIPHEPAIISALQERKTVLLTNQPHETDGATRLESILAFPVYSGELQGAVIRIDDVTDQAKMEELILQTEKMMSVGGLAAGMAHEINNPLAGILLGVQNIIRRFSPDMQSNRKLATETGCDLDCVSRYLDARGIRPLLYGIRDSGERAAKIVSNMLSFARQSQSHHMVTRLDDLMDKCIDLASTDYDLKKKYDFKQIRIIREYSPETPEILCSPQELEQVMLNLLKNAAYALNSAFEQKAPPQIIVRLRKEDDWAVIEVEDNGPGISDTHKRQIFEPFFTTKQPGDGTGLGLSVSYFIITRNHNGKIWLDTEFRSGARFCIQLPSAASSATPPAQ
- a CDS encoding c-type cytochrome — protein: MQRKIVIAFVTGLFIAAAFGMAFAEGGNARKGKFLYRKHCRSCHGVSASDLSPATKTQKEWKAIFSDTSKIPCNAKWPAMPESDVNDIFTYLHDFAKDSPSPAKCS